One window of the Candidatus Kaelpia imicola genome contains the following:
- a CDS encoding TPM domain-containing protein, translated as MGKISKYVLVPIFFYMLFSFMSFAGDAVSIPSRGQDYVNDFAGLLNYSDKVTIARFAAELEKKTTAQIAVVTIKTAKPETIQGFSVRLFDQWKIGQKGEDNGILLLMAVDDRKAWITTGYGLEGAIPDLIANKIVRDVMIPYFKRGQYSEGITKGAVAIISLVAKEYDAEITGQETQVYQTVHRKKSGLEVIFTILLLLFVISMRSGLLGYFLIGSMIGGRRRGGYWHGAGLGGSGGGFSGGFGGFGGGMTGGGGGGGGW; from the coding sequence ATGGGTAAAATTTCTAAATACGTTTTGGTTCCTATTTTTTTCTACATGTTGTTTTCTTTTATGAGCTTTGCGGGAGATGCGGTGTCTATTCCATCCCGTGGACAGGATTATGTAAATGATTTTGCGGGACTACTAAATTATTCTGATAAAGTTACTATAGCCAGGTTTGCTGCTGAGTTGGAGAAAAAAACTACAGCACAGATAGCTGTTGTAACTATTAAAACAGCCAAACCAGAAACCATACAAGGTTTTTCTGTAAGACTTTTTGACCAATGGAAAATTGGACAAAAAGGGGAGGATAACGGGATATTGCTTTTGATGGCGGTTGATGACCGTAAAGCGTGGATTACAACAGGTTATGGCCTCGAGGGAGCAATTCCGGATCTAATTGCCAATAAAATTGTTCGGGATGTAATGATTCCTTATTTTAAGCGCGGGCAATATTCCGAAGGTATTACAAAGGGTGCGGTTGCTATTATTAGTCTTGTTGCCAAAGAATATGATGCTGAAATAACCGGGCAGGAAACACAGGTCTATCAGACGGTACATCGTAAGAAAAGTGGTTTAGAAGTTATCTTCACAATATTGCTTCTTCTTTTCGTTATAAGCATGCGCTCTGGGCTTCTGGGGTATTTTCTGATAGGTTCAATGATAGGGGGACGTAGACGAGGCGGTTATTGGCATGGGGCTGGATTGGGCGGTTCTGGTGGAGGGTTTAGCGGAGGTTTTGGAGGTTTTGGAGGCGGTATGACCGGAGGAGGAGGCGGAGGCGGCGGCTGGTAA